Proteins encoded in a region of the Halorussus sp. MSC15.2 genome:
- a CDS encoding amidohydrolase: MSQQAERDRLVEIRRDLHRHPEPAWREFYTTARIVEELERIGVDDVYVGPDAIAEDERMAVPDDDELDEWYEQAREAGADPETLAKLEGGYTGAVAVLERGEGPTVGLRVDIDGLLRAESTDDDHAPVAEGFRSEHDGAMHACGHDAHATIGLGVVESVKDSDFEGTLKVFFQPGEEMIAGGKSMAESDHLADVDYLLAAHVGLDHPTGEIVAGLDGFLAVSHFRAEFEGVPAHAGGEPNAGENAVQAMATAVQNLYAIPRHEDGATRVNAGQVGGGTATNIIPEEAFVEGEVRGETTELKDYMKERARRVLESAAEMHGCEVDITTNGEAPSAESDDELVGVVADVAGGTGGVENVVERDELGGSEDATYLMRAVQRNGGKAAYVGVGTDHPGGHHTATFDVDEESIPVGIDVLAGAIRDIASKRP; the protein is encoded by the coding sequence ATGAGCCAACAGGCCGAACGCGACCGACTGGTCGAGATTCGACGCGACCTCCACCGACACCCCGAACCCGCGTGGCGGGAGTTCTACACGACGGCCCGAATCGTCGAGGAACTCGAACGCATCGGCGTGGACGACGTGTACGTCGGCCCGGACGCCATCGCGGAGGACGAGCGCATGGCGGTCCCGGACGACGACGAACTCGACGAGTGGTACGAGCAGGCCCGCGAAGCGGGTGCGGACCCCGAGACGCTGGCGAAACTCGAGGGCGGGTACACAGGCGCGGTCGCGGTCCTCGAACGCGGCGAGGGACCGACCGTCGGTCTCCGGGTGGACATCGACGGTCTGCTACGGGCCGAATCGACTGACGACGACCACGCCCCCGTCGCGGAGGGGTTCCGGTCGGAACACGACGGCGCGATGCACGCCTGCGGCCACGACGCCCACGCGACCATCGGACTCGGCGTCGTCGAGTCAGTCAAGGACAGCGACTTCGAGGGCACCCTCAAGGTGTTCTTCCAACCCGGCGAGGAGATGATTGCCGGCGGGAAGTCGATGGCCGAGAGCGACCACCTCGCCGACGTGGACTACCTGCTGGCGGCCCACGTCGGACTCGACCACCCGACCGGCGAAATCGTCGCGGGTCTCGACGGATTCCTCGCGGTGAGTCACTTCCGGGCCGAGTTCGAGGGCGTTCCGGCCCACGCGGGCGGCGAACCCAACGCGGGCGAGAACGCGGTGCAGGCGATGGCGACGGCGGTCCAGAACCTCTACGCCATCCCGCGCCACGAGGACGGCGCGACCCGAGTCAACGCCGGACAGGTCGGCGGCGGCACCGCGACCAACATCATCCCCGAAGAGGCGTTCGTGGAGGGCGAGGTCCGGGGCGAGACCACCGAACTCAAAGACTACATGAAGGAACGCGCCCGGCGCGTCCTCGAATCCGCGGCCGAGATGCACGGCTGTGAGGTCGATATCACGACCAACGGCGAGGCCCCGAGCGCCGAGAGCGACGACGAACTCGTCGGCGTCGTCGCCGACGTGGCGGGCGGGACCGGCGGCGTCGAGAACGTGGTCGAGCGCGACGAACTCGGCGGGAGCGAGGACGCGACCTACCTGATGCGCGCGGTCCAGCGCAACGGCGGGAAGGCGGCCTACGTCGGCGTCGGCACCGACCACCCCGGCGGCCACCACACCGCGACGTTCGACGTGGACGAGGAGTCGATTCCGGTCGGCATCGACGTACTCGCGGGGGCCATCCGCGACATCGCGTCGAAGCGACCCTGA
- a CDS encoding CPBP family intramembrane glutamic endopeptidase, producing MAWDVRGLNERLVRDTVVYILAPLALAVRHGRHLGYRIDRTAVRNTVLLSLFVLPFYVVGSSLPTIRAYYPMWETSPALGQFLPHALMQFVIALAAETYYRGLLCVGVREIGFKSVFISPVVYAFHHMYKPPVELMLSGPTDVLFGAVDYKSNSILPSVVAHGIGLALLDWLVLHPPLLSPERVVRWFSWLPVPI from the coding sequence ATGGCGTGGGACGTGCGCGGACTGAACGAGCGACTCGTTCGGGACACCGTCGTCTACATCCTCGCGCCTCTCGCGCTGGCGGTCCGACACGGCCGCCACCTCGGGTACCGAATCGACCGGACCGCGGTTCGCAACACAGTCCTGCTCTCGCTGTTCGTCCTCCCGTTCTACGTCGTCGGGTCGTCGCTGCCGACGATTCGGGCGTACTACCCGATGTGGGAGACCAGTCCCGCGCTCGGGCAGTTTCTCCCGCACGCGCTGATGCAGTTCGTCATCGCGCTGGCCGCCGAGACGTACTACCGGGGCCTGCTCTGCGTCGGCGTGCGCGAAATCGGGTTCAAGAGCGTCTTCATCAGTCCGGTCGTCTACGCGTTCCACCACATGTACAAGCCGCCGGTCGAACTGATGCTCTCAGGACCGACCGACGTGCTGTTCGGCGCGGTCGATTACAAGAGCAACTCGATACTCCCGTCGGTGGTGGCCCACGGCATCGGACTGGCGCTGTTGGACTGGCTGGTTCTCCACCCACCGCTGCTGTCGCCCGAGCGGGTCGTCCGCTGGTTCTCGTGGCTCCCGGTTCCGATTTGA
- a CDS encoding NUDIX domain-containing protein, producing MTIPERSRRRVESALDRLRREYDAVEVVEKTWKHPPAAYDRVRERFEAGTLGGAGIWTTDDDGRVLLVRHEDESAWSDPGGKQEPGETLEDAARRETREETGVEAEITGVRQAHRIEIRSIENQRADDGAEQRGNTRPDRPPVHRLIVIFDGEYVSGEVRPREGEIAEVRWWRERPKELLYPELAGFPIPAPE from the coding sequence GTGACGATACCCGAGCGTTCGCGCCGCAGGGTCGAATCGGCGCTCGACCGCCTCCGACGCGAGTACGACGCGGTCGAGGTGGTCGAGAAGACGTGGAAGCATCCGCCCGCTGCCTACGACCGCGTCCGCGAGCGCTTCGAGGCCGGGACGCTCGGCGGGGCGGGCATCTGGACCACCGACGACGATGGCCGGGTGCTGCTAGTGCGCCACGAGGACGAGTCGGCGTGGAGCGACCCCGGCGGGAAACAGGAACCGGGCGAGACCCTCGAAGACGCCGCCCGGCGAGAGACCCGCGAGGAGACCGGCGTCGAAGCCGAGATTACGGGGGTTCGGCAGGCCCACCGCATCGAGATTCGGAGTATCGAGAATCAGCGCGCAGACGACGGGGCGGAACAGCGAGGGAACACACGACCGGACCGACCGCCCGTCCACCGCCTCATCGTTATCTTCGACGGCGAGTACGTCTCTGGCGAGGTCCGCCCCCGTGAGGGCGAAATCGCCGAAGTGCGATGGTGGCGCGAGCGCCCGAAAGAGCTGCTGTATCCGGAGCTGGCCGGGTTTCCGATTCCCGCGCCGGAGTGA
- a CDS encoding ABC transporter ATP-binding protein produces the protein MSAIDTHDLTKRFGDDVLAVDSLDLTVETGEIFGFLGPNGAGKSTTINVLLDFIRPTEGSAEVLGHDAQRETQAIRERVGVLPEGATLYDRLTGREHVAWVAETKDADADPDAILDRVGLDRDDRQRRAGGYSKGMSQRLALGMALVGDPDLLILDEPSSGLDPNGIQEMRDLLREEAERGTTVFFSSHILPQVEAICDRVGIMSDGRLVAEDTIAGLREGAGGSSQITATVDRVPADLDLAALAGVERWNADGNAVTAVCSDPGAKIDVLKRIDEAATILDIQSAEASLEDLFNRYTDADPGDATDGDTDDSPEVAA, from the coding sequence ATGTCTGCAATCGACACTCACGACCTGACGAAGCGATTCGGTGACGACGTCCTCGCCGTCGATTCGCTCGACCTCACGGTCGAGACCGGGGAGATTTTCGGCTTCCTCGGTCCCAACGGGGCGGGCAAATCGACGACTATCAACGTGCTGTTGGACTTCATCCGACCGACTGAGGGGTCGGCCGAGGTGCTGGGCCACGACGCCCAGCGCGAGACCCAAGCTATCCGCGAGCGCGTCGGCGTCCTCCCCGAGGGCGCGACGCTCTACGACCGACTGACCGGCCGCGAGCACGTCGCGTGGGTCGCCGAGACCAAGGACGCCGACGCCGACCCGGACGCGATTCTCGACCGGGTCGGACTCGACCGCGACGACCGCCAGCGCCGGGCGGGCGGCTACTCCAAGGGGATGAGCCAGCGCCTCGCACTCGGGATGGCGCTGGTCGGCGACCCCGACCTCCTGATTCTGGACGAACCGTCGTCTGGTCTCGACCCGAACGGGATTCAGGAGATGCGCGACCTGCTCCGCGAGGAGGCCGAGCGCGGGACGACCGTCTTCTTCTCCAGTCACATCCTGCCCCAGGTCGAAGCCATCTGCGACCGCGTGGGCATCATGAGCGACGGCCGACTCGTCGCCGAAGACACCATCGCCGGTCTCCGAGAGGGCGCGGGCGGGAGCAGTCAGATTACGGCCACGGTGGACCGCGTGCCCGCGGACCTCGACCTCGCCGCGCTCGCGGGCGTCGAACGGTGGAACGCGGACGGGAACGCCGTCACCGCGGTCTGTTCGGACCCCGGTGCGAAGATAGACGTGCTCAAGCGCATCGACGAGGCGGCGACGATACTCGACATCCAGTCCGCGGAGGCGTCGCTCGAAGACCTGTTCAACCGGTACACCGACGCCGACCCCGGCGACGCGACCGACGGCGACACCGACGACTCCCCGGAGGTGGCGGCGTGA
- a CDS encoding Na+/H+ antiporter NhaC family protein, giving the protein MVDKGDDPPEESVEEELEDAREARSGRRIDFYGGPAASAIPIALFIGWAIFQTGLLRISDTTGLVAGMLVSLIVGMFFAKGDWKNYANTIFEGMTQRVAATAIVAWLWAGMFAQTIQDGQFVGGLVWAADALSVGPALFPAVTFILAALLATGIGTGYGTTIAFSGLFFPAGVLVGANPVLLFGAILSGAVFGDNLAPVSDTTIVSAVTQDSDIGGVVASRFKYALVAASLAFVSYLVAGSVMPTVNVAGAANVLGEQANPLGLIHLVSIGVVIFTAVRGRHIVEAISWGIIVAAIANVAFDLASVADMIVFRAPENVAAAESLSWLPFLTTVPAGSDQVGVGGSIYTGAQGFFPLIVLTLLIVAGARIMIRGGGFAAIQEFLLARVATNVRRAETTMVLGTASVNAMITINTAAEIAIAPYVARIGERFNINGYRRANILDANTSALGYIFPWAGGVLVGYVQIQSLVGSENFEWFTRELVVNPAEVWPFVFHGWFLFAVFIVSALTGFGLEYTTDRESEEVARV; this is encoded by the coding sequence ATGGTAGACAAGGGAGACGACCCACCGGAAGAATCCGTCGAAGAAGAGCTTGAAGACGCCAGAGAGGCCCGCAGCGGGCGGCGAATCGATTTCTACGGCGGACCCGCCGCCAGCGCCATCCCAATCGCGCTGTTCATCGGGTGGGCCATCTTCCAGACCGGACTCCTGCGAATTAGCGACACGACGGGACTCGTCGCCGGGATGCTGGTTTCGCTCATCGTGGGGATGTTCTTCGCCAAGGGCGACTGGAAGAACTACGCCAACACCATCTTCGAGGGGATGACCCAGCGCGTGGCCGCGACGGCCATTGTGGCGTGGCTCTGGGCGGGCATGTTCGCCCAGACGATTCAGGATGGGCAGTTCGTCGGCGGTCTCGTGTGGGCCGCCGACGCGCTGTCGGTCGGTCCGGCGCTGTTCCCCGCGGTCACGTTCATCCTCGCGGCCCTGCTCGCGACGGGTATCGGGACGGGCTACGGGACCACCATCGCGTTCTCCGGCCTGTTCTTCCCCGCCGGCGTACTCGTGGGTGCGAACCCCGTCCTGCTGTTCGGGGCCATCCTGTCGGGCGCGGTGTTCGGCGACAACCTCGCGCCGGTCTCGGACACGACCATCGTGAGCGCAGTCACGCAGGACAGCGACATCGGCGGCGTGGTGGCCTCGCGGTTCAAGTACGCCCTCGTCGCCGCGAGCCTCGCGTTCGTCAGCTACCTCGTCGCGGGGTCGGTGATGCCCACGGTCAACGTCGCCGGCGCTGCTAACGTGCTGGGCGAACAGGCCAACCCGCTCGGCCTGATTCACCTCGTCTCCATCGGCGTCGTCATCTTCACCGCGGTTCGGGGCCGCCACATCGTGGAGGCCATCTCGTGGGGCATCATCGTCGCGGCTATCGCCAACGTCGCGTTCGACCTCGCGTCGGTCGCCGACATGATAGTGTTCCGCGCGCCCGAGAACGTCGCCGCGGCCGAGTCGCTCTCGTGGCTCCCCTTCCTGACGACGGTTCCGGCCGGGTCCGACCAAGTCGGCGTCGGCGGGAGCATCTACACGGGTGCCCAAGGGTTCTTCCCGCTCATCGTCCTCACGCTGCTCATCGTGGCCGGGGCGCGCATCATGATTCGAGGCGGCGGCTTCGCGGCGATTCAGGAGTTCCTCCTCGCACGCGTGGCCACGAACGTCCGGCGTGCCGAGACCACGATGGTGCTGGGCACGGCGTCGGTCAACGCGATGATAACCATCAACACCGCCGCGGAAATCGCCATCGCGCCGTACGTCGCTCGCATCGGCGAGCGGTTCAACATCAACGGCTACCGACGCGCGAACATCCTCGACGCCAACACCTCCGCGCTCGGCTACATCTTCCCGTGGGCGGGCGGCGTCCTCGTGGGTTACGTCCAGATTCAGTCGCTGGTCGGGTCCGAGAACTTCGAGTGGTTCACCCGCGAACTCGTGGTCAACCCCGCGGAGGTCTGGCCGTTCGTCTTCCACGGCTGGTTCCTGTTCGCGGTGTTCATCGTCTCGGCGCTGACCGGGTTCGGACTGGAGTACACCACCGACCGCGAGTCCGAGGAGGTGGCTCGCGTATGA
- a CDS encoding DUF302 domain-containing protein yields MSLPIDPAQLDGADVGEKRATLEMDHEEAVEHVREAFTDAGFGVPEEFSPSELLNEKVEGADHDHYYVLGACNPNMADRALDASDNRIGALFPCNVVIWQEEPGTQTVYHVSIMRIARLVGLAPDDEEWDDIVDETGELVEEAWANLDTA; encoded by the coding sequence ATGAGTCTTCCGATAGACCCCGCGCAACTCGACGGCGCGGACGTCGGCGAGAAGCGCGCGACGCTGGAGATGGACCACGAAGAGGCGGTCGAACACGTCCGCGAGGCGTTCACCGACGCCGGGTTCGGCGTGCCGGAGGAGTTTTCCCCGTCGGAACTCCTCAACGAGAAAGTCGAAGGGGCGGACCACGACCACTACTACGTGCTGGGCGCGTGTAACCCGAACATGGCCGACCGCGCGCTCGACGCCAGCGACAACCGCATCGGCGCGCTGTTCCCGTGCAACGTCGTTATCTGGCAGGAGGAACCCGGGACACAGACCGTCTACCACGTCAGCATCATGCGAATCGCACGACTCGTCGGGCTGGCTCCCGACGACGAGGAGTGGGACGACATCGTGGACGAGACGGGCGAACTGGTCGAGGAGGCGTGGGCGAACCTCGACACCGCCTAG
- a CDS encoding S9 family peptidase, producing MQTYDFERYLNVRSANTPSFGPDGERLSFLMDTTGVPQVWRLDAPREWPRQLTFEEEAVSFASWSPERDELIFGMDQGGDERTQLFRLDGDGETITPLTDMPDAIHYWGGWNSDGSRFAFASNRRDESVFDVYVQGRDERGDDAEMVYEGDGWLSAVGWSPDDESLAVLESHSSFDQDLYVLDVETGDCDHLTPHEGNVRYGSVNWSPDGDALYLTTDEGADTTYFARLDLETGTVETVAEGGDWNVDSATVDEDTGRFVLGRNVDGYTELTVGELTGETEYREFPTPDLPSCVAGGPSFDDEAERFALTVTASTGNTNVHVVDVETGETERWTDAATAGLPKSSFVEPELVRYETFDGREIPAFFSVPHETPDGATPVIVDIHGGPESQRRPSFHPVKQYFLNRGYAYFEPNVRGSAGYGKAYTHLDDVEKRMDSVADIEAGVQWLRDRPEIDPDRVVAMGGSYGGFMVLAALTEYPDLWAAGVDIVGIANFVTFLENTGDWRREHREAEYGSLEDDREFLESISPSNHAENVAAPLMVLHGANDPRVPVGEAEQIADVVAEQGVPVEKLIFDDEGHGFSKLENRIEAYTSVAAFLDEHV from the coding sequence ATGCAAACGTACGACTTCGAGCGCTACCTCAACGTGCGGAGCGCGAACACGCCGTCGTTCGGCCCGGACGGCGAGCGACTGTCGTTCCTGATGGACACGACGGGCGTCCCGCAGGTGTGGCGACTCGACGCGCCCCGCGAGTGGCCCCGGCAACTCACCTTCGAGGAGGAGGCCGTCAGTTTCGCGTCGTGGTCGCCCGAGCGCGACGAACTGATATTCGGCATGGACCAAGGCGGCGACGAGCGCACCCAGCTATTCCGCCTCGACGGCGACGGCGAGACCATCACGCCGCTGACCGACATGCCGGACGCCATCCACTACTGGGGCGGGTGGAACTCCGACGGGTCGCGGTTCGCGTTCGCTTCGAACCGTCGCGACGAATCGGTGTTCGACGTGTACGTGCAGGGCCGCGACGAGCGCGGCGACGACGCCGAGATGGTCTACGAGGGCGACGGCTGGCTCTCGGCGGTCGGGTGGAGTCCCGACGACGAGTCGCTCGCCGTCCTCGAATCCCACTCCAGTTTCGACCAAGACCTGTACGTCCTCGACGTAGAGACCGGGGACTGCGACCACCTCACGCCCCACGAAGGCAACGTGCGCTACGGGTCGGTCAACTGGAGTCCCGACGGCGACGCGCTCTATCTCACCACCGACGAGGGGGCCGACACCACGTACTTCGCTCGACTCGACCTCGAAACCGGTACCGTCGAAACCGTCGCGGAGGGCGGCGACTGGAACGTCGATAGTGCCACCGTGGACGAGGACACGGGCCGGTTCGTCCTCGGGCGGAACGTGGACGGCTACACCGAGTTGACGGTCGGCGAACTCACGGGCGAGACCGAGTATCGCGAGTTCCCGACGCCGGACCTGCCGTCCTGCGTGGCAGGCGGCCCGTCGTTCGACGACGAGGCAGAGCGGTTCGCGCTCACCGTCACCGCGAGTACCGGAAACACCAACGTCCACGTCGTGGACGTCGAGACCGGCGAGACCGAGCGGTGGACCGACGCCGCTACCGCCGGACTCCCGAAGTCCTCGTTCGTCGAACCCGAACTGGTCCGTTACGAGACATTCGACGGCAGGGAGATTCCGGCCTTCTTCTCGGTCCCCCACGAGACTCCGGACGGCGCGACGCCCGTCATCGTGGACATCCACGGCGGTCCCGAGAGCCAGCGCCGCCCCTCGTTCCACCCCGTCAAGCAGTACTTCCTGAACCGGGGTTACGCCTACTTCGAACCGAACGTCCGCGGGTCGGCGGGGTACGGCAAGGCGTACACCCATCTGGACGACGTGGAGAAGCGGATGGACTCGGTCGCCGACATCGAGGCGGGCGTCCAGTGGCTCCGCGACAGGCCCGAAATCGACCCCGACCGAGTCGTCGCCATGGGCGGGTCTTACGGCGGGTTTATGGTGCTGGCGGCGCTGACCGAGTACCCCGACCTCTGGGCGGCGGGCGTGGACATCGTGGGCATCGCCAACTTCGTGACGTTCCTCGAGAACACGGGCGACTGGCGGCGCGAACACCGGGAGGCCGAGTACGGGTCGCTCGAAGACGACCGCGAGTTCCTCGAATCCATCAGTCCGAGCAACCACGCCGAGAACGTCGCGGCACCGCTGATGGTCCTCCACGGCGCGAACGACCCCCGCGTTCCGGTCGGCGAGGCCGAGCAGATAGCCGACGTCGTCGCCGAGCAGGGCGTCCCCGTCGAGAAACTCATCTTCGACGACGAGGGCCACGGCTTCTCGAAACTGGAGAACCGCATCGAGGCCTACACCAGCGTCGCCGCGTTCCTCGACGAACACGTCTGA
- a CDS encoding ABC transporter permease subunit: MSLRAVVRKDFKDVRRAKLLWFVGGIYTLFAVLFFYTGSTGENPRVLLQLWNMSGLAVLFIPLVALVAAYLSIAGERESGSMKFLLSIPNRRRDVVFGKYLSRAAVVTGAILLAFGVAAVLSAVWYPDLELPTFARVVGLTLYFTLAYVSVAVGISALTASRSRAMAGSIGYFFVFNVLWIQGSAFSVVGALRFVFEDTLGVALSSNTESFVRSLSPTTAYLQSLELAFPPGYRDIPAPDPSTPFYLEPEFMLVILAVWVVGPLLVGYWRFERAELG, encoded by the coding sequence GTGAGCCTCCGCGCCGTGGTCCGCAAGGACTTCAAAGACGTTCGCCGGGCGAAGTTACTCTGGTTCGTCGGCGGTATCTACACCCTGTTCGCCGTGCTGTTCTTCTACACCGGGAGCACGGGCGAGAACCCGCGCGTCCTCCTGCAGCTCTGGAACATGTCGGGACTCGCGGTGCTGTTCATCCCGCTGGTCGCGCTCGTGGCGGCCTACCTCTCCATCGCCGGCGAGCGCGAGTCCGGGAGCATGAAGTTCCTGCTCTCGATTCCCAACCGGCGCAGGGACGTGGTGTTCGGCAAGTACCTCTCGCGGGCGGCCGTGGTCACCGGAGCCATCCTGCTGGCGTTCGGGGTCGCCGCGGTGCTGTCGGCGGTGTGGTACCCCGACCTCGAACTCCCGACGTTCGCTCGCGTGGTCGGCCTGACCCTCTACTTCACGCTGGCGTACGTCTCGGTCGCGGTCGGCATCTCGGCGCTGACGGCCTCCCGGTCCCGGGCGATGGCCGGGTCCATCGGCTACTTCTTCGTGTTCAACGTCCTCTGGATTCAGGGGTCGGCGTTCTCCGTCGTGGGCGCGCTCCGGTTCGTGTTCGAGGACACGCTGGGCGTCGCGCTCTCGTCGAACACCGAGTCGTTCGTCCGGAGTCTGAGTCCGACGACCGCCTACCTCCAGTCGCTCGAACTCGCGTTTCCCCCGGGCTACCGGGACATCCCCGCTCCGGACCCCTCGACGCCGTTCTACCTCGAACCGGAGTTCATGCTGGTAATCCTCGCGGTCTGGGTGGTCGGTCCGCTGTTGGTTGGCTACTGGCGGTTCGAGCGCGCCGAACTCGGATAG
- a CDS encoding HalOD1 output domain-containing protein, whose protein sequence is MSENITENPNEAPAITENTTYDRDEPLSAAVIDAVAEAADVDPAELGTPLYDQIDPDALDNLFSDRHNGMPRGSGHVVFTLLDYEVTVYSDGHIVVRE, encoded by the coding sequence ATGAGTGAGAATATTACCGAAAACCCGAACGAGGCCCCTGCTATCACCGAGAATACCACCTACGACCGAGACGAACCACTCAGCGCGGCAGTTATCGACGCTGTGGCCGAGGCCGCTGACGTGGACCCCGCAGAACTCGGAACTCCCCTTTACGACCAAATCGACCCGGACGCGCTCGACAATCTCTTTAGCGACAGACACAACGGAATGCCCCGCGGGAGCGGACACGTCGTCTTCACGCTTCTGGACTACGAAGTGACGGTCTACAGTGACGGCCACATCGTCGTCCGCGAGTGA
- a CDS encoding DoxX family protein has protein sequence MALLGDDSTESVAETVQETREAVQGETPPKTSSTSFKLARLLFGGVLAFMAVDNFRNLEETVGYAESKGAPMAETTVPAVTGSLLFGGLGIAAWKLPRLAAGAVATFFLSITPVMHDFWAIDDEEQKQQQMIHFLKNLALLGGALAFLRIGEDD, from the coding sequence ATGGCTCTACTCGGAGACGACTCGACCGAGAGCGTCGCAGAAACCGTGCAGGAGACCAGGGAGGCCGTGCAGGGAGAGACTCCGCCGAAGACCAGTTCCACGTCGTTCAAACTCGCCCGCCTGCTGTTCGGCGGCGTGCTGGCGTTCATGGCGGTGGACAACTTCCGGAATCTGGAGGAGACGGTCGGGTACGCCGAGAGCAAAGGCGCGCCGATGGCCGAGACGACCGTTCCGGCGGTTACCGGGAGTCTGCTGTTCGGTGGTCTCGGCATCGCGGCGTGGAAGCTCCCGCGACTCGCGGCCGGAGCGGTCGCCACTTTCTTCCTGAGCATCACGCCGGTCATGCACGACTTCTGGGCGATAGACGACGAGGAGCAGAAGCAACAGCAGATGATTCACTTCCTCAAGAACCTCGCGCTACTGGGCGGCGCGCTCGCGTTCCTCCGAATCGGCGAGGACGATTAG
- a CDS encoding DUF5789 family protein, with the protein MADDNEEEAEPAVELGDGEPVEGAPLVRIASRLHWPVQKSEILRKESEETTVRTPDGPRELGDLLERVDESYFQSRQEFLELVRDVTGTGPIPTADE; encoded by the coding sequence ATGGCCGACGACAACGAGGAAGAAGCAGAGCCTGCCGTCGAACTCGGTGACGGCGAACCCGTCGAGGGCGCGCCGCTCGTGCGTATCGCCTCGCGACTCCACTGGCCGGTGCAGAAGAGCGAGATTCTCCGCAAAGAGAGCGAGGAAACGACCGTCCGGACGCCGGACGGTCCCCGTGAACTGGGCGACCTGCTGGAACGAGTCGACGAGAGCTACTTCCAGAGCCGTCAGGAGTTCCTCGAACTGGTACGCGACGTGACGGGCACCGGCCCGATTCCGACGGCCGACGAGTAG